One genomic window of Candidatus Polarisedimenticolaceae bacterium includes the following:
- a CDS encoding MBL fold metallo-hydrolase yields the protein MDARVEWIRFTCGPFEENPYLLVGPSGRKAMLVDPGIDSEPILDEATSRGLEIVAIVNTHAHLDHVAGNAFFKERTGAPLAMHAADLPLLENIERQGAMFGLRVPRSPLPDVELREGEPFVFDGVAFEVIHTPGHSPGGVCLRLGSSMLVGDTLFRGSIGRADLPGGDMDVLVRSIREKLFVLPGETVCWPGHGPETTLDAERRFNPFVSDAAVGAGGGGRR from the coding sequence ATGGACGCACGCGTCGAATGGATCCGGTTCACCTGCGGCCCCTTCGAGGAGAACCCCTACCTCCTCGTCGGACCGTCGGGCCGGAAGGCGATGCTCGTCGATCCCGGGATCGACAGCGAGCCGATCCTCGACGAGGCGACCTCGCGCGGCCTCGAGATCGTCGCGATCGTCAACACCCACGCCCACCTCGACCACGTGGCCGGGAACGCCTTCTTCAAGGAGCGCACCGGGGCGCCGCTGGCGATGCACGCCGCCGACCTCCCGCTCCTCGAGAACATCGAACGGCAGGGGGCGATGTTCGGCCTGCGCGTGCCCCGCTCCCCGCTTCCCGACGTCGAGCTGCGGGAGGGGGAGCCGTTCGTCTTCGACGGCGTCGCCTTCGAGGTGATCCACACGCCGGGGCATTCCCCCGGCGGGGTCTGTCTGCGCCTGGGGTCGTCGATGCTCGTCGGCGACACGCTCTTCCGGGGGTCGATCGGCCGGGCCGACCTCCCGGGCGGGGACATGGACGTCCTCGTCCGGTCCATCCGCGAGAAACTCTTCGTGCTCCCCGGGGAGACCGTCTGCTGGCCAGGACACGGGCCGGAGACCACGCTCGACGCGGAGCGACGCTTCAACCCGTTCGTCTCCGATGCCGCGGTCGGCGCCGGAGGGGGGGGACGACGATGA